A region from the Aegilops tauschii subsp. strangulata cultivar AL8/78 chromosome 5, Aet v6.0, whole genome shotgun sequence genome encodes:
- the LOC109780167 gene encoding uncharacterized protein, which yields MADAPLYKQCRRYSRELHDVDLHGNHKLHVVCTSKGQDVDKMLSTLRRKLSRMPVKLVGVDVEYTHYMKPQRAAVLQLCPEKEFLVYHISTTKDRPMELDKFLMNDEYTFVGFAIEGDKNKLKLSCLEMDSDNYIDIQVEWRDPYIKKKFDSLADVAGKLIDIHYHDMKNKINRTEDHTLWGFCPLPHKLIKYAAIDAFATYESWRIIYDVIMGPNRAKREKEAKKKNKAVIPYSNKK from the exons ATGGCGGATGCACCTCTGTACAAGCAGTGTCGCAGGTACTCCAGGGAGCTACACGACGTCGACCTCCACGGCAACCACAAGCTCCATGTCGTTTGCACAAGCAAGGGTCAAGACGTGGACAAGATGCTATCCACGCTCAGGAGGAAGCTCAGCAGAATGCCCGTCAAACTAGTCGGCGTTGATGTCGAGTACACGCACTACATGAAGCCACAGCGGGCAGCAGTGCTCCAGCTATGCCCAGAAAAAGAATTCCTTGTCTACCACATCTCTACAACTAAAGACAG GCCAATGgaactagacaaattcctcatgaATGATGAATACACCTTCGTCGGGTTCGCCATTGAAGGAGACAAAAACAAGCTGAAGCTATCTTGCTTGGAGATGGACTCCGACAACTACATTGATATTCAGGTGGAATGGAGAGACCCATACATTAAAAAGAAGTTTGACTCTTTGGCTGATGTTGCCGGCAAGCTGATCGACATTCACTACCATGACATGAAGAACAAAATTAACCGCACGGAGGACCATACTCTGTGGGGGTTTTGCCCGCTGCCACACAAGCTTATCAAGTATGCGGCAATAGATGCATTCGCAACATATGAGTCATGGAGAATCATCTACGATGTCATAATGGGACCGAACAGggcaaaaagagaaaaagaagcgaagaagaagaacaaggctgtaATCCCATACAGCAACAAGAAATGA